Proteins encoded together in one Diabrotica undecimpunctata isolate CICGRU chromosome 3, icDiaUnde3, whole genome shotgun sequence window:
- the LOC140436359 gene encoding pre-rRNA 2'-O-ribose RNA methyltransferase FTSJ3, which translates to MGQKKKVGKQRRDKFYHLAKETGFRSRAAFKLIQLNRKFEFLQKSRVCVDLCAAPGGWMQVAKQNMPVSSVVVGVDLFPIKPIPGCISLVEDITTDKCKTALSKELQTWKADVVLHDGAPNVGKNWLHDAYQQACLTLSSLKLATQLLRRGGWFVTKVFRSKDYNALIWVLKQLFKKVHATKPQASRTESAEIFVVCQNYIAPDKIDPKFMDAKYVFSELELEPKNKLNVFHPEKQKKSKAEGYPENDYTLHHKLKVSDFIKHENGIDILQNASEIIFDDPSILNHEKTTNEIKECVKDIKVLGRKDLRNILAWWKILNEEFKKSSSTESKESVQSDEIEKEESKSEDEENLGDVDEQIANLQEEEIRDQKRKKKKVLKERKKLNERLNLKMILKNDDGPTMEGDDMFALKKVTSAVNKILDQTPDMVVNSDDEFSEIKPIPKYRKYEKGEGHLDSTGTYYKDSDSELEMETDNEEDEIKEGLGFDEEDSDEQSSKKKSKQKTKPKEEDDHPLITDLDYRDKDKKKAHKAELWFERDIFKNLIDEKDEDADLDKLVENFKKKGAKIYGEEDTHSKVDNMVKAGKKKSKKEITDSAYSSDQNDTDTDTDTDSDYDVEKEVGVPVNNSKKDGFEIVKSVSTGKKGKKHKLNSEELAMGTMMVNSKKTKRDLVDAAWNRYAFNDEGLPDWFKQDEEKHMKREVPVPKELVDEYNKKLEEINVRPIKKVIEAKARKKRRAMKKLERAKKKVESLLDNADISEREKARQVQQLYKKARQEPKKEVTYVVAKKHMTGKRVARPKGVKGHYKVVDPRLKKDVRAQKRKMKTMGRGKKGKGGSKGASKGNKGKQKAQNVHTK; encoded by the exons ATGGGGCAAAAAAAGAAAGTAGGGAAACAGCGGAGAGATAAGTTTTATCATCTAGCTAAAGAAACAGGTTTCAGATCAAGAGCTGCGTTTAAATTGATTCAGTTGAATCGCAAGTTTGAGTTTTTACAAAAGTCTCGAGTATGTGTGGATTTATGTGCTGCTCCAGGAGGTTGGATGCAGGTGGCCAAACAAAACATGCCTGTATCCAGCGTAGTTGTCGGTGTAGACTTGTTTCCAATAAAACCCATTCCTGGTTGTATAAGTTTGGTTGAGGACATAACAACAGACAAATGTAAGACAGCTTTATCAAAGGAACTACAGACATGGAAAGCAGATGTTGTTCTTCACGATGGAGCTCCGAATGTAGGAAAAAATTGGTTACATGATGCTTACCAGCAAGCTTGCCTAACATTGAGTTCTTTAAAATTGGCTACACAACTCTTAAGGCGAGGTGGATGGTTTGTAACTAAAGTATTTAGATCAAAAGATTACAATGCTTTAATTTGGgttttaaaacaattatttaaaaaagtccaTGCTACTAAACCTCAAGCTTCTCGTACAGAGTCGGCTGAAATTTTTGTGGTTTGCCAGAATTACATAGCTCCTGATAAAATCGATCCTAAATTTATGGATGCTAAATATGTGTTTTCTGAATTAGAACTTGAACCTAAgaataaattaaatgtttttcatcctgaaaaacaaaagaaaagtaAAGCTGAAGGATATCCTGAAAATGATTATACTCTACACCATAAGTTGAAAGTTTCTGACTTTATTAAACATGAAAATGGAATTGATATACTACAAAATGCATCAGAA attatttttgatGACCCATCCATCCTAAACCATGAAAAAACaacaaatgaaataaaagaatgTGTCAAGGATATAAAGGTCTTGGGCAGAAAAGATCTACGGAATATTTTAGCCTGGTGGAAGATATTAAATGAAGAATTCAAGAAAAGTAGTTCGACAGAATCAAAAGAAAGTGTTCAGAGTGATGAGATTGAAAAGGAAGAATCAAAATCAGAAGATGAAGAAAATCTAGGGGATGTTGATGAACAAATTGCAAATttacaagaagaagaaataagGGACCAAAAACGCAAGAAGAAAAAGGTGTTAAAGGAAAGAAAGAAATTGAATGAGAGATTGAACCTTAAGATGATATTGAAGAATGATGACGGACCTACTATGGAAG GTGATGATATGTTTGCCTTGAAAAAAGTAACTAGTGCTGTAAATAAAATCCTGGACCAGACTCCTGATATGGTCGTTAATTCAGATGATGAGTTTAGTGAAATAAAACCAATACCAAAATATAGGAAATATGAGAAAGGAGAGGGACATCTAGATAGCACAGGCACATATTATAAAGATTCTGATTCAGAACTGGAAATGGAGACTGACAATGAGGAAGATGAAATTAAGGAAGGATTAG gatTTGATGAAGAAGATAGTGATGAACAGTCTTCTAAAAAGAAATCCAAACAAAAAACAAAGCCGAAAGAAGAAGATGACCATCCATTGATTACAGATCTGGACTATCGAGACAAAGACAAGAAAAAAGCACATAAAGCAGAACTGTGGTTCGAAAGAGATATTTTTAAGAACCTAATTGATGAAAAAGATGAAGATGCTGATCTAGACAAATTGGTAGAAAACTTCAAGAAGAAAGGGGCAAAAATTTATGGTGAAGAAGATACCCATTCAAAAGTAGACAATATGGTCAAAGctggaaagaaaaaatcaaagaaagAGATTACAGATAGTGCTTATAGTTCTGATCAAAATGATACAGATACTGATACTGACACAGATTCTGACTATGATGTAGAGAAGGAAGTAGGTGTCCCTGTGAATAATTCTAAGAAGGATGGATttgaaattgtaaaaagtgtaagTACAG GTAAGAAAGGAAAGAAACACAAACTAAATTCAGAGGAACTCGCCATGGGTACTATGATGGTAAACAGCAAAAAGACCAAAAGGGATTTAGTTGATGCTGCTTGGAATCGCTATGCATTTAACGATGAAGGATTGCCAGATTGGTTTAAACAAGACGAAGAGAAACACATGAAAAGGGAAGTGCCTGTTCCTAAA GAATTAGTTGATGAATATAACAAGAAATTGGAAGAAATAAATGTGCGACCGATAAAGAAGGTCATTGAAGCCAAAGCTAGAAAGAAGAGGCGTGCGATGAAGAAATTAGAAAGAGCTAAGAAGAAAGTTGAATCTCTCCTCGATAATGCAGATATATCAGAAAGGGAGAAGGCTAGACAGGTTCAACA aTTATACAAGAAAGCCAGGCAAGAACCCAAGAAAGAAGTTACATATGTGGTAGCTAAGAAGCACATGACTGGCAAGCGAGTAGCCAGGCCAAAGGGAGTGAAAGGACACTATAAAGTTGTAGATCCTAGATTGAAAAAAGATGTAAGGGCGCAAAAGAGGAAAATGAAAACTATGGGTAGAGGTAAAAAAGGGAAAGGTGGAAGTAAAGGAGCCTCGAAAGGAAATAAGGGAAAGCAAAAAGCGCAGAATGTTCATACTAAATGA
- the LOC140435455 gene encoding uncharacterized protein isoform X2, giving the protein MATSITFIVKPEMLMTAAQMREEKINLLKLGLKNGFESLAWCASRHLIKNGVLCDLCHINKNLIKRSNRIDEHFWHCKKCGHSSSVREGSIFVRTKKSMSQILIIIYGYSHDFSLKQIQIESSLSDGTIVEWFNFCREICTKHLQQHPVEIGGFDENGEPTTVEIDLHRKYHRGADDEQWIFGGVERNSGRLFVTPVVGRSEETLLPIVSRISHTSMAFDTFAKCS; this is encoded by the exons atGGCTACATCTATAACATTTATTGTAAAACCTGAAATGCTCATGACTGCTGCACAAATGCGTGAAGAAAAGATAAATTTATTGAAACTAGGATTGAAAAATGGTTTTGAATCTTTAGCGTGGTGTGCCTCAcgccatttaataaaaaatggtgtTTTGTGCGACCTGTGCCATATAAACAAGAACTTAATAAAACGTAGTAACCGCATCGATGAGCATTTTTGGCATTGTAAAAAATGTGGTCACTCCAGTTCCGTACGCGAAGGATCAATCTTCGTGCGAACTAAGAAGTCGATGTCGCAGATACTCATCATCATTTATGGATACTCCCATGACTTCTCACTAAAACAAATCCAGATAGAATCCTCTCTCAGTGATGGAACTATTGTCGAATGGTTCAATTTTTGTAgagaaatttgcaccaaacattTACAGCAGCATCCTGTGGAAATCGGAGGGTTTGATGAGAACGGTGAACCCACCACTGTGGAGATAGACTTACACAGGAAGTACCATCGAGGTGCTGATGACGAACAATGGATTTTTGGAGGTGTAGAAAGGAACAGTGGGAGGTTATTTGTAACACCAGTGGTTGGAAGAAGTGAAGAAACACTGTTGCCTATCGTATCTAG GATATCCCACACATCCATGGCTTTTGACACCTTTGCCAAATGCAGTTAG
- the LOC140435455 gene encoding uncharacterized protein isoform X1 — protein MATSITFIVKPEMLMTAAQMREEKINLLKLGLKNGFESLAWCASRHLIKNGVLCDLCHINKNLIKRSNRIDEHFWHCKKCGHSSSVREGSIFVRTKKSMSQILIIIYGYSHDFSLKQIQIESSLSDGTIVEWFNFCREICTKHLQQHPVEIGGFDENGEPTTVEIDLHRKYHRGADDEQWIFGGVERNSGRLFVTPVVGRSEETLLPIVSRMILPGSIIISDSWRGYANISHLGGGVYEHRVLIHQGNFLDPNDASVHTQSIRSVWMRAKKKLQTAGKQTSKFDMYLNEFLWRELNKKCNPFIEFLICIAEQYVV, from the exons atGGCTACATCTATAACATTTATTGTAAAACCTGAAATGCTCATGACTGCTGCACAAATGCGTGAAGAAAAGATAAATTTATTGAAACTAGGATTGAAAAATGGTTTTGAATCTTTAGCGTGGTGTGCCTCAcgccatttaataaaaaatggtgtTTTGTGCGACCTGTGCCATATAAACAAGAACTTAATAAAACGTAGTAACCGCATCGATGAGCATTTTTGGCATTGTAAAAAATGTGGTCACTCCAGTTCCGTACGCGAAGGATCAATCTTCGTGCGAACTAAGAAGTCGATGTCGCAGATACTCATCATCATTTATGGATACTCCCATGACTTCTCACTAAAACAAATCCAGATAGAATCCTCTCTCAGTGATGGAACTATTGTCGAATGGTTCAATTTTTGTAgagaaatttgcaccaaacattTACAGCAGCATCCTGTGGAAATCGGAGGGTTTGATGAGAACGGTGAACCCACCACTGTGGAGATAGACTTACACAGGAAGTACCATCGAGGTGCTGATGACGAACAATGGATTTTTGGAGGTGTAGAAAGGAACAGTGGGAGGTTATTTGTAACACCAGTGGTTGGAAGAAGTGAAGAAACACTGTTGCCTATCGTATCTAG AATGATTTTACCAGGATCAATAATTATTTCTGATAGCTGGAGAGGGTATGCTAATATCAGTCACCTGGGAGGTGGGGTGTATGAACACAGGGTTCTCATTCATCAGGGAAACTTTCTTGATCCGAATGATGCCAGTGTTCATACACAGAGCATTCGAAGTGTCTGGATGCGTGCAAAAAAGAAGCTCCAGACTGCAGGAAAACAAACTTCTAAATTTGATATGTATCTTAATGAGTTTCTGTGGAGGGAACTTAACAAAAAGTGTAATCCATTCATAGAATTTTTAATTTGCATAGCAGAGCAATATGTAGTGTAA
- the BI-1 gene encoding bax inhibitor 1, which yields MATEYVRFSPNAFLNSFNAKLEQPVRQHLKNVYACLAMSTMSAALGAAVHLFTNIMQAGFLSAIGALVFFFLLINTPDDNGKSMTTRVGYLLGFTFLTGVGLGPLLEHVILVDPSIIITAFVATSTVFVSFSAASMLSERGKWLYLGGTLMTMLTTLMVLSLANIFFGAMWIYQTQLYLGLLAMCGFVLYDTQMIIEKRRLGSRDFVAHSLDLFVDFIGIFRRLLIILTQREQESRNKKRRD from the exons ATGGCGACAGAATATGTCCGTTTCAGTCCAAACGCATTTCTAAATTCGTTTAATGCAAAACT agaACAACCAGTCAGACAACATCTTAAAAATGTATATGCATGTTTGGCCATGTCCACAATGTCTGCTGCCCTGGGTGCAGCAGTCCATCTCTTCACCAACATCATGCAGGCAGGATTTCTATCAGCGATAGGAGCTTTGGTATTCTTCTTCCTTTTAATCAACACACCTGATGACAATGGAAAATCAATGACAACACGAGTAGGATACCTCCTTGGGTTCACTTTTCTCACAGGAGTTGGCCTAGGACCACTTCTAGAACATGTTATCTTGGTAGATCCCAGTATTATCATAACAGCTTTTGTAGCTACCTCAACAGTATTTGTATCCTTCTCAGCTGCATCAATGTTGTCTGAGAGAGGAAAGTGGTTATATTTGGGAGGTACATTGATGACTATGTTGACTACATTGATGGTTCTTTCACTCGCAAATATCTTCTTTGGAGCCATGTGGATCTATCAGACCCAGCTGTATTTGGGATTGTTGGCAATGTGTGGATTTGTGCTTTATGATACCCAAATGATCATAGAGAAACGTAGATTGGGAAGTAGAGATTTTGTAGCTCATTCATTGGATTTGTTTGTTGATTTCATTGGAATCTTCAGAAGACTGCTGATAATCTTAACACAAAGG GAACAGGAGTCACGTAATAAAAAACGTAGAGACTGA